A genome region from Triticum aestivum cultivar Chinese Spring chromosome 2B, IWGSC CS RefSeq v2.1, whole genome shotgun sequence includes the following:
- the LOC123041363 gene encoding U1 small nuclear ribonucleoprotein 70 kDa-like has product MASSGSRTRPPCADQEDMPKTWLEASLDKKKEKDVPTPPCWCGDVCKLKVSTDRNKSWTEGRRFFVCPNYAHDRRRPTNAYDIPPSPPPLCKYFTWIDHEVPKDIQEDQRADWLRRQRLFEESYARGLERERREKEARERKKREQERARKEKAARQEERASKLARARDAREEDEARDKKGKWPRTTQ; this is encoded by the exons atggcttcatccggttccaggaCGAGGCCACCGTGCGCGGACCAAGAGGACATGCCGAAGACGTGGTTGGAGGCCAGTTtggacaagaagaaggagaaggatgtgCCCACACCACCATGTTGGTGTGGTGATGTTTGCAAGCTGAAGGTGTCCACTGACCGCAACAAGTCATGGACAGAAGGTAGAAGGTTTTTCGTGTGTCCCAACTATGCACATGATCGTCGAAGGCCAACTAACGCATATGACATACCACCG TCCCCTCCTCCACTTTGCAAGTACTTCACTTGGATAGATCACGAGGTACCAAAAGATATCCAAGAGGACCAACGTGCAGATTGGTTACGGAGGCAGCGCCTATTCGAGGAGTCCTATGCACGGGGATTGGAGCGGGAGCGTCGTGAGAAGGAGGCTCGTGAGCGCAAGAAGCGTGAGCAAGAGAGGGCACGCAAAGAGAAGGCGGCTCGTCAAGAAGAGAGGGCAAGCAAACTTGCAAGGGCTCGCGATgcacgagaggaggacgaggcacgtgacaagaagggaaAGTGGCCCCGGACTACTCAGTAG